A single region of the Brassica rapa cultivar Chiifu-401-42 chromosome A03, CAAS_Brap_v3.01, whole genome shotgun sequence genome encodes:
- the LOC117132610 gene encoding uncharacterized protein LOC117132610, producing the protein MYTDAAWNASTGFAGLGWIIDDTGSSSSYSATATFVKSPLFAETLALRKAMTSAIDKGINSLLILSDSQSLIKLLNSKGRNLEIAGLLNDIYLLSTSFNAIQFKFIPRANNDRADSVAKQALAVMF; encoded by the coding sequence ATGTACACAGATGCTGCTTGGAACGCCTCAACGGGCTTTGCGGGACTTGGATGGATCATCGATGATACGGGATCGTCATCATCATACTCAGCGACTGCAACCTTTGTAAAGTCGCCCCTCTTTGCGGAAACCTTGGCTTTGCGAAAAGCTATGACCTCTGCTATTGATAAAGGGATTAACTCTCTCCTGATTCTCTCGGATTCTCAGTCTCTCATCAAGCTTCTGAATTCAAAGGGAAGGAATCTTGAGATCGCAGGACTCCTCAACGACATTTATCTCCTATCTACTTCCTTTAATGCTATCCAGTTTAAGTTTATTCCTAGAGCAAACAATGATAGGGCAGACTCTGTTGCCAAACAAGCTCTAGctgtaatgttttaa
- the LOC103860200 gene encoding uncharacterized protein LOC103860200 has translation MVFVEGSKESVKEALSVFDKFADWSGLHISIAKSTLYLAGVSEEEEVRILSNFSFAKGVLPIRYLGLPLMTKAMRKQDYFPLVEKIRCRISTLTSKFLSYAGRLQLIKAVLMSLVNFWATVYLLPSKCIQEIESLCGAFLWTGPELKVMGAKVAWNVVCQTKQEGGLGIRALKVVNRVNVLKLIWRMLSGASLWGKWVESNLLKHKTFWEISEKSQVGSWMWRKMVKMRDVARSFHKKELGSGETTSFWFDDWSIRGSLFTLLGERGIVDMGISREATVKEAVSVTRQRRHRSQLLNNIESDLVIVKEKLRDEVEDVNMWRRKTGFKQKFSTYETWLLMKIETGRCDWSRSIWFSQATPKYAFIAWLAVKDRLSTMDRISKWNRDVDVICVLYILTIIKEERIEMKKRFCLRYAFQVTIHVLWRERNRIKHDEKPLPIVAVMKLVDKGMRNKLSIMRTKGVKGWEEGLQFWFSTRV, from the exons ATGGTGTTTGTGGAGGGGTCTAAAGAGTCTGTTAAGGAAGCTCTATCAGTATTTGATAAATTTGCTGATTGGTCTGGTCTGCATATCAGTATAGCGAAGTCTACGTTATACTTAGCGGGAGTTTCTGAGGAGGAGGAAGTAAGAATTTTGTCAAATTTCTCATTTGCAAAAGGTGTGCTTCCTATCAGGTATCTTGGTCTCCCATTAATGACTAAAGCTATGAGAAAGCAGGATTATTTCCCACTGGTTGAGAAGATCAGATGCCGAATCAGTACCTTAACAAGTAAATTTCTCTCTTACGCGGGAAGACTTCAACTGATTAAAGCTGTGCTAATGAGTTTGGTGAATTTCTGGGCCACGGTCTACCTTCTACCCAGTAAGTGTATTCAGGAAATAGAAAGTCTCTGTGGAGCTTTTCTATGGACAGGGCCTGAATTAAAAGTCATGGGAGCTAAGGTTGCTTGGAACGTTGTCTGTCAGACTAAGCAAGAAGGAGGATTGGGTATTAGAGCTCTCAAAGTCGTCAACAGAGTTAATGTGTTAAAGCTTATTTGGAGAATGCTTTCGGGTGCTTCATTGTGGGGGAAATGGGTGGAGAGTAACTTGTTAAAACATAAGACATTTTGGGAGATAAGTGAGAAATCTCAAGTAGGCTCTTGGATGTGGAGGAAGATGGTAAAGATGAGAGATGTAGCCAGGTCTTTTCATAAGAAAGAGTTGGGGAGTGGGGAAACGACTTCGTTCTGGTTTGATGACTGGTCAATAAGAGGATCTCTCTTCACTCTGCTAGGCGAGAGAGGCATAGTTGATATGGGTATTAGCAGAGAAGCTACAGTTAAGGAAGCAGTAAGTGTTACAAGACAAAGGAGGCATCGCTCTCAGTTGCTAAATAACATTGAGTCTGATTTGGTTATTGTTAAAGAGAAGCTGAGAGATGAAGTGGAAGATGTAAATATGTGGAGGAGGAAAACGGGTTTTAAACAGAAGTTCTCGACATATGAAACCTGGTTGTTAATGAAAATTGAAACGGGGAGATGTGACTGGTCAAGAAGCATCTGGTTCTCTCAAGCGACCCCAAAGTATGCATTCATAGCCTGGTTAGCAGTAAAAGATAGACTGTCTACGATGGACAGAATCTCCAAGTGGAATCGGGATGTTGATGTGATCTGTGTGCTCT ACATATTGACCATCATCAAGGAGGAGAGAATAGAAATGAAGAAGAGATTTTGTCTTAGATATGCTTTTCAGGTTACTATCCATGTCTTGTGGAGAGAAAggaacaggatcaagcatgacGAGAAGCCATTGCCGATAGTAGCTGTTATGAAGTTGGTGGATAAGGGGATGCGAAATAAGTTGAGTATTATGAGAACAAAAGGAGTTAAAGGGTGGGAAGAAGGATTacaattttggtttagcacaagagtttaa